A window of Solea senegalensis isolate Sse05_10M linkage group LG20, IFAPA_SoseM_1, whole genome shotgun sequence contains these coding sequences:
- the LOC122786540 gene encoding H-2 class I histocompatibility antigen, Q10 alpha chain-like — MWFVKTGVVFVYFCGVFVLQAAVSTENSDIHSLTYIYTAFSHKPSLPGFHQFTAEGRLDGVIIDYFDSDGLEKIPNQPWMKENLPKSYWSRGTETRKSKQQWFDVNIGILMERLRQNNSDLHTLQWMHGCKAKRLDDGQLSFSRALDMYSYDGNDFLSFDDVHDAWYSSNSAATETIRKWDQVSTLKVYTRSYLESDCLRWMKDFLGYREKFLNVTAPPEVVIYAARSHVESSVRLTCFATGFHLKDIELRMRRNGEIIDRSMGLTSSGVRPNHDNTYQRKDSVEIFKSDKSQFTCEVVHAPSRLHVTEVWDRTLPSVSSNVPIIAGGLIGFLVVMVVPFVLLLLFKKKIIGLPFKSGTNNGSNPSLGSSQSSGSHKLADGNPVEKDSLITPPMEEGAKTSLNGSDSGVSV, encoded by the exons ATATTCACTCCCTCACCTACATCTACACGGCCTTCTCCCACAAACCCTCGCTGCCCGGCTTCCACCAGTTCACAGCTGAGGGTCGACTGGACGGTGTCATCATCGACTACTTTGACAGCGACGGACTTGAGAAGATTCCCAATCAGCCGTGGATGAAGGAAAATCTTCCGAAGTCGTACTGGTCCAGAGGAACAGAGACTCGCAAAAGCAAGCAGCAGTGGTTCGATGTCAACATCGGAATCCTAATGGAGCGCCTGAGACAGAATAATTCTG ACCTCCACACCCTTCAGTGGATGCACGGCTGCAAGGCCAAGAGGCTGGACGACGGCCAGCTGTCCTTCAGCCGCGCCCTCGACATGTACAGCTATGACGGGAATGACTTCCTGTCCTTCGACGACGTCCATGATGCCTGGTATTCCTCTAACTCTGCTGCAACAGAGACCATTAGGAAGTGGGATCAAGTTAGCACTCTGAAGGTTTACACCAGAAGCTACCTGGAGTCGGACTGCTTGAGGTGGATGAAGGATTTCTTGGGTTACAGAGAAAAGTTTCTTAATGTGACTG CTCCTCCAGAGGTGGTCATATATGCGGCCAGGTCCCACGTCGAGTCAAGCGTGCGCCTGACGTGCTTCGCCACCGGGTTCCACCTCAAAGACATCGAGCTGCGGATGAGGCGGAACGGCGAAATCATCGACAGGTCGATGGGACTCACAAGCTCTGGAGTTCGACCGAATCATGACAACACGTACCAGAGGAAGGACTCTGTGGAGATCTTCAAGAGCGACAAGTCTCAGTTCACGTGTGAGGTCGTCCACGCGCCCTCACGTTTACACGTCACAGAGGTTTGGG atCGCACACTTCCTTCCGTGTCTTCAAATGTCCCGATCATTGCTGGGGGGTTGATCGGCttcttggttgtgatggttgTGCCTTTCGTGTTGCTTCTCTTGTTCAAGAAAAAGATCATCG GTCTTCCCTTCAAAAGTGGAACCAACAATG GTTCAAATCCCTCCCTGGGCAGCTCACAGAGCTCTGGCTCTCATAAATTGG ctgaCGGCAACCCTGTCGAGAAAGACTCTCTGATAACACCACCGATGGAAG AAGGAGCAAAGACGTCCCTGAACGGCTCGGACTCTGGCGTCTCCGTCTGA